The sequence below is a genomic window from Corynebacterium afermentans subsp. afermentans.
GGAACGTTACTTGACATAATGTACATTATCGGACAGTTATATACGAATAAACAGTAGAAGGGCGCCGCACGCTCCTTGCGTCCGGCGGCCTTCCATATATCCCTGTTAACGTAACGTTACGTAAAGGAGTCCATCTACTTGGTCATGTTGATCCGCACGTTCACTTCGCCCTCCTCGGCGATTTTCGCCGCGACGAGCTCCGGGGTCTCAACGCCATAGTCCAGGCGGTTGATCGGAATATCGCCGGCGACGATCAAACGGTCGCCCGAACGCGCAACGTCGAACTCGTGCGTCACCTCGTTCGTCGTGCCGTGGATGGTTAGCTCGCCGGTGAGTTCTACGGTGCCCACGCTGCCGTCCTCCGGCACGGCGGACACATCAGCCGGTTGCGTCACCTTGAACGTAGCCTCCGGATACTCGTCCGTGTGGAAGATGCGGCGCCGCACCGACGAGTCGCGCTTGTCGCTGTCGGACGACAAGTGCTGCATGTCAACGGTAATCTCGCCGGCGGACAGCGTGCCTTCGGTAATCGTGGCAAAGCCTGTGACCGCGCGCGTGGAAGCCGATGTGCTGCGGCGCTCGCCCGGCAGCACCTCTTCAAATGTGAAGCCGGCGGATGTGACGTTGTCGCCCGGGCGGTTAGTTACCGTCCATTCGCCGTCAAGCTCTGTGGAGGCTGCGGACACGTTGTCGGCGTCAATCCCCTCTGTCTTCACGCCGCCGCCCTTAAACAGGGTCATAAACAGCGGAATCATGGCCACGAGCACCGCCACGACGATGAAAATGGAAACGACAACGATTAAGGTTGTGCGCGTCTTTGCGCTGGTTGCCGCGCGTTTTTCCACTTGGAAATCACCTCAGCCTTTCAAGTTGCTGAGCCAATTCTACTAATTCGTCACAAAGCGGTGCCAAATCGTCAGGGCCTGCCCCTTCCGCTGCTGCCGTGCGGATATCCTCCGCGGCGCACCGCAGTGCGTACAGGCGATCGCGGTATTCTGTGACCTTGTTGCGGTTGAGGATGACCGCGTCCTCCTCAACGGACGTACCGGCAAGCATGGTGCGCTGCTCGTAGGCGCGCTGCTTGCAGGAGGGTCCGCAGTACTTGCGCTTTCGGCCACGGCCTCGGTTTACCGGGATCTCCTTGCCGCACCAGGCGCATGTGGCTGTCTTCTTGGTCAGGGCACGTAGCTTATCCGTCACAGCTACCTAGTCTATTACATGTGTCGATTACGCGAAAGTGGCCGGGAACAATTCCCAGAACTGCACCGTTATACTGGAGCGACTGAAAGACAAACGGGTTGAAAAGGATGGTGAATGCCATGGCTGATCGAGTTCTTCGCGGAAGCCGCATGGGCGCAGTCAGCTACGAAACGGACCGCGACCACGATCTCGCGCCACGCCGGATGGCAAAGTACCGCACCCCCAACGGTGAAGTGTTCGAGGTGCCGTTTGCGGACGACGCCGAAATTCCCGAGGAATGGATGTGCAAGAACGGCCAGGTAGGCACCCTCATGGAGGGCGAAGGCGTGGAATCCAAGCCCGCCAAACCACCGCGCACCCACTGGGACATGCTGCGAGAGCGTCGCAGCATCGAAGAGCTCGACGTCCTGCTTGAGGAGCGCCTTGAGCAGCTGCGTAAGCGCCGCCGCACCGCCGCCCGCATTGCGAAGGAACAGCAGCAGGCCAACGAGAGCTAACGCCGCGTCAGGACGGCGTAACGCACGTGCCCGCCCCCGCGAAACGAATTCGCGGCGGCGGGCACTTGCCTATGTGCTGTCGTTAATGCTTCCGCTTGCCGTCGAAGCCGAGCGCGTAAAGCGCCTGGCGGACGGTTTCCTCGCCCAAGTGGATCGCGGTGTTGACGCGGCGGGCGGCGTTTGACTGGAGCTTGCCCAGGTTGGCGTTGTCAATCTCGTGCTTAGCCACGGCTCCGAACTCGCCGAGCGCGTTGACAATCTGCTCGGGAGCGTCGGCGGCCGTGCGGCGGACGTCGGAAAGCTTCGAGTGCTCCACGGCGTAGACGAGCTGGCGCACAGTCTCGGAGGTCAGATCCTTGACAAAGGTTGCCTTCTCCGAAACACCCCACTTGGTGACCTCGGCCAGCGATGCGGTGGCGAAGCTGGCGTCCAATTTGGACTCGCCGAGCTTACGGTCCTCAAACGTGATCGGCACCTCGCGTATGTCGAAGCCGAGCTTGTCCACCTTGTGGGCGATCTCTACCTGGAAGATGTATCCCTTGGTAGACAGGGAATCCAAGTCTAACTCCTCCAGCACCTCGCGCTTGAAGGCGCGGTAACCGGCGGTCATATCGGCCACGTCCGTGCCGAGGGCGAGAGAGACGTACTGGTTGCCCAGCTTGGACAGCAGGAAACGGTTCTTCGGCCAGTTCACCACTTCCCCGCCCTCGATGTAGCGGGAGCCGATGGCCAGGTCCGCGCCGTTATCCAACGCGTCGAGCAGCCTGTGCAGCTCCTCCGGTGCGTGCGAGCCGTCGGCGTCCATCTGCACCAGCACCTGGTAGTCGCGCTCCAGGCCCCAGTTGAAACCGGCGCGGTAGGCGGCCAGCAGGCCGTCCTTGCCGGTGCGGTGCAGCACGTTGACCTCGTCATGGGCCGCGGCGAGCTCGTCGGCCTTCGCACCGGTGCCGTCCGGCGAGGTGTCGTCAACGACGAGGATGTCCACGGCATCCTTCGTAGCCAGTACGCGCTCGACGATAAGCGGGAGGTTCTCCACCTCGTTGTAGGTCGGAATGATCACCAGGGTCTGGTTGGCCACGGCGCTAGTTCTCCTCGGTTTTACGCTGTTGTTCTCCGGTAGGAGCATACCCGCGCCCACGTTGGCGCGCGGACACGGCTGCGGCAATCATCAGCGCCACACCGGTGGCGACCATCAGCCACTCCAAAACCTGCCCGAACCGCACCGCGGGAGTAGTACCGGTACGCAGCGGAAGCGTCTCGATCAGATGCGCGGGTTCGAAGATCTCCGTCTGCTGGGACACTCGTCCATCCGGGTGCACGATCGCCGAGACACCCGAGGTGGCAACGACCACCACTGCCCTGTCGGTTTCGATCGCGCGCATCCGGCTCATCGCCAGCTGCTGATACGTCATGTCCGTGAACCCGAAGGTGGCGTTGTTCGTCGGCGTGGACAGGATCTGCGCGCCGCCGCGCACCGCCATGCGGTACGCCTCGTCTTCCGCCACCTCGTAACAGGTGGCAACGCCAACTGGAATGCCGCCCATGTGGACTACACCGTTGTCGTCGCCAGGCTTGAAGTCGCCCGCCAAGTCCACCAGATCCGAGAAGTTGCGGAAGAAATCGCGCATGGGCATGTATTCGCCGAACGGCTGCAGGAAGCGCTTGTCGTGGCGCTCGCCTGGCCCTGTCTCCGGGTCGAAGACCACCATGGTGTTGCGGGCGCCGACATCGTCGCGGGTGAGCGTGCCCACCAGCAACGGCGCATCCACGCCGCGCACTGCCGCACCCACCAGGGCCTCGGCCTGCGTGTCGACGAACGGGTTGACGTCGGAGGCATTTTCCGGCCAGAACACCATGTCCAACTTGTCGCCGGAGTCCTTGGCGTCATCCGCGAGCCGCAGGGTCTCGTTGACGTGGTTGCTTAGTACCGCCCGGCGCTGCTCATTGAAATCCAGACCCAAACGCGGCACGTTGCCTTGCACGGCCCCCACCCGTGCCTGGTCGACGGTGGAGCTGTCCTTTCCCACGCCGATATTGGCGATCAAGCCGGCAGCCAGCGGCAGGATGATGGCAGCAACGGCTGCGCGGCGCGAAGCGGCGTCGAGAAGCGAGACGCACCCGACCGCCACGAGCACGGTGGCGACGGTGACCAGCGCGGGCCCACCCCACGCCGATAGTGCCGCGAGCGGGCCGTTGATCTGCCCCCACGCCAGGCGCACCCACGCAAAGCCACCGAAGGGCCACGAGGAACGCACGAACTCGACCGCCAGGTAGACCAGCGGGAACGTGAACGCACCGTAGCGCCAGCGGGCCACCAACACGCCGAACGCGCCGGTGGCCAGCGCGTAGAGCGCCATCGTGATGGCCAGTGCGATGTATGGCATGACGCCGACAAACTCGCCGACCCACGGCAGCAGGAACAGGTAGCAAAACAAGCCGTGCGTGAACCCGATCAGCGCACCGAAGCGGGCGGAAGGACGCGCCTGCGCCTCCCCCGCCATGCCCAGAGCAGCGGTGGCGCGCCTGGGCCACGGCATGAGTGTGAGCCACAGCAGCGCGATGCCGAGCACGGCAGCCCACCAGCGGCCGATAGGTTCGTACGAGAGATAGACCAGCCAGCCGGAAACGGCGGCGAGTCCGAAACGGAGAAACGCCGGCATTTAGCGCGCCCCGCCGGCGCTGCCGCCGCCACCGTCCGGGTCCTGCGGGCGCTCAGGGCTGTCCATGCGGTACCACTGCTCTAGCTCGTCGGCGTCGATGACCGACTCCTGCGGCTGCGTGTCGCCTTGCTGCTTGAAGGATCCGTAGCTGGTTTGGAACTGCCCCATCGGCGTGGCGTCGTAGACACGCACACCGAGGTTTTCCACGGCGGCGCGCGCCCGCTTGGTCATGGTCTTGCGGATCAGCGCGCGCGTCGGGCCAAACACCAGCGGCAGGCCGATCAGCGAAGTGACGAAGCCGGGGATGACGGAGAGCGTCCAGCCCCCGATGAGCAGCGCGGAATCACCCGCGAGCTTGCCCACGCTGGAGCGGCCGTGTGCGGCCTGCAGCAGCGAGTTGCGCAGTGCCATGCTGGCTGCGGCGCCGCCGGCAATCATGAGCACGAAAATCGCCAAAAGCGCCCAGCCAACACCGATGGCTTTGGCAACCAGGAAAAACGCGAGCGCTTCGACGACAAAGTATGCGAGAAGAGGAATCGGCATGGCCACGAGGGTACCTGGCTCGGCGGCTACCTCGGCATGTGCCTCCACACCGGCCGCGGCACCACGCGCATGACGGCTGCGAGGACGGCCAGGCGTCGCGGGATCCACACCGTGGCACTCTTGCCCCGCGCCGCGGCGTCCACCACCGCGTCTGCGACAACATCCGGGGTCACCGACATCACCGCAGGCTTCATCCCTTCAGTCATGGATCCGATGACGAAGCCCGGTCGCGCCAGGATGAGGCTGAGGTCTGTGCCGTGCAGCCGGTCCATCAGGCCTTGGCAAAACGCGTCCAGGCCCGCCTTGGTGGAGCCGTAGACGTAGTTGGCGCGGCGTGCCCGCCACCCGGCGATGGAGGAGAAGGCAAAGATCTCCCCGCGTGCCATCTCGTCAGCAAGCACCGTAAGCATGCTCACCTGCGCAAGGTAGTCCACAGTGGCGATGCGCGCGGCCTCGCGCTCGTCGCGCTCTGCGAGCTCCTGGTCGCCGAGGATGCCGAATGCCACGATCGCGGTGGTGACATCGCCCGCCTCGCGCACGATGCGGCGGTGCGCGTCTAAGTCGGTGGCGTCGAAATCGAACGTTCGCACCGCTGTGGCACCCGCGGCGAACAATCGCTTCTCGACGTCCGCCAGGCCCCCACTCCCCCTGGCCGCCAACACGACCTCACGGCCCTGGCAGACGCGTGCCGCGATCTCGCCGCCGATGTCGCTGCGCGCCCCGAGCAGGAGCACTGCGCCCTGACCAGCAGCGCTAGGCATCGTTTACTCCTAGCGTGCGGCGGGTGTGGTTGAGCGTTTCAATGCCGTTCGCGGTCATGCGCACGATGTCCTCGATGCGCATGCCCCACTTGCCTGGCACGTAGATGCCCGGCTCGATGGAAAATGCCATGCCCTCGCGCAGCACCACGTCGGAGCCGGCGATAATGAACGGCTGCTCGTGGCCGGAAAGGCCGATGCCGTGGCCCAGGCGGTGCGTGAAGTATTCGCCGTAACCGGCGTCTGCGATGACCTCGCGCGCGGCGGCGTCGAGCTCGCCGGCAGTGATGCCGGGCTTGGCGGCAGCGCACGCGGCGTCGAACGCGCGCTCAAGCACTGCGTAGGCCTCCAGGAAGTCCTTCGGTGCCTTGGCAGTCTCGCCTACCACGTGGGTGCGGGTGCAATCGGACTGGTAGCCGGACGGCAGCGCGCCACCCAGGTCCACCACCACGGGGTCCCCCTCTTCGAGGACACGGTCGGAAAAGTCGTGGTGCGGGTCGGAACCATTAGGCCCGGAGCCGACGATGACGAAGGAGACGGATTCGTGCTCCTCCAGGATCAGCGCGTGCAGCTCGTCCGCGATCTCGCGCTCCGTGCGACCGGGCTGGAGCAGATCAGCGGCGCGCTCGTGCACGCGGTCGATGGCTGCGCCGGCCTTTGCCAGCTCGACGGCCTCCTCGTCGTCTTTGACCATGAACAGCTCCGCCACCGCGTCGGAGGCAAGCTCGGTTGCAGGCAGCAGCGCCTGGAGGGCGAAGACGTGGTCCGCGGTCAGCGACGACCCGAGGCCCACGGTGCCGTCTTCAAGCGTGTCCGCTACCAGCTTGTACGGGTTTTCCCCGTCGCGCCAGCCAATCACTTCGACGTCTGTGGCGCCCTCCAGTCCCAGCGACTGAATGTCGGTCACCGGTGCCACCACGGTGGTGCCGCCAGGCGCGATCACCAGCGCGGTGAGCCGCTCGTGCGAGGAAGTCCAGGAACCGGTGAGGTAGGCGAACTCGGCGCCGGTGCCGATGACCAGCCCACCCAGACCGCGCTGTTTGACCAACTCGACGGCTTCCTGGCGGCGTGCGGTGTACGTATCAGAGTCGAATGCAGTCATGTGCGCCATGGTAGAGCGCTAGCATCGTGACCGTGTTGCCTGCCCTGAACCGCTCCGTCGCCCGCCTCAGCGCTCCGGGTGGCGGCTACTGCTCGGGTGCGCTCATCGCCCCCGACATCGTGCTCACATGCGCGCATTTCTTCCGTGAACGCCTGCATACAGGGGCGCGGGTGCGTATCGACGGCTCCGTGTTCCCCGTCGACAGTCTCAATATTCTGGCCGGCACGGATGTCGCACTCGTCCGGCTGCCGGATCGAGTTGAGGCTACTCCGTTCGAGCTCGGGCCGTCGCCGCGCTTGTTCGCCCGTACGCTCACTCTCGGATACGGCGGTCAGGCTCGCAGCGTCCAGGCGCGGCCGGGTGTCTACCTGGGCACGCTTCCGGTGTCCTGGTCCAGGAAGCGTGTGACAAGGGTGCGTCCGGCCGGAGTGGTCTACGCCAACCCACCTGCAGTGAAGGGCGACTCCGGCGGTCCTGTGCTGGTCGGGGGAAAGGTCGTTGGCGTGCAATCCCTCATCCTGGATCCGGGCGGCACGAACCTGCGCATCGCCACCGTGTCGCTGTGGCCGCGGGGGCTGGCGCGGTCGCTGCGGGGGCTCTAGTTGCCGATCGCCACCACGCCGCGACGGATCGCGTCAACAGCC
It includes:
- a CDS encoding YceI family protein, with the translated sequence MEKRAATSAKTRTTLIVVVSIFIVVAVLVAMIPLFMTLFKGGGVKTEGIDADNVSAASTELDGEWTVTNRPGDNVTSAGFTFEEVLPGERRSTSASTRAVTGFATITEGTLSAGEITVDMQHLSSDSDKRDSSVRRRIFHTDEYPEATFKVTQPADVSAVPEDGSVGTVELTGELTIHGTTNEVTHEFDVARSGDRLIVAGDIPINRLDYGVETPELVAAKIAEEGEVNVRINMTK
- a CDS encoding RNA polymerase-binding protein RbpA, yielding MADRVLRGSRMGAVSYETDRDHDLAPRRMAKYRTPNGEVFEVPFADDAEIPEEWMCKNGQVGTLMEGEGVESKPAKPPRTHWDMLRERRSIEELDVLLEERLEQLRKRRRTAARIAKEQQQANES
- a CDS encoding polyprenol monophosphomannose synthase, whose protein sequence is MLLPENNSVKPRRTSAVANQTLVIIPTYNEVENLPLIVERVLATKDAVDILVVDDTSPDGTGAKADELAAAHDEVNVLHRTGKDGLLAAYRAGFNWGLERDYQVLVQMDADGSHAPEELHRLLDALDNGADLAIGSRYIEGGEVVNWPKNRFLLSKLGNQYVSLALGTDVADMTAGYRAFKREVLEELDLDSLSTKGYIFQVEIAHKVDKLGFDIREVPITFEDRKLGESKLDASFATASLAEVTKWGVSEKATFVKDLTSETVRQLVYAVEHSKLSDVRRTAADAPEQIVNALGEFGAVAKHEIDNANLGKLQSNAARRVNTAIHLGEETVRQALYALGFDGKRKH
- the lnt gene encoding apolipoprotein N-acyltransferase; this encodes MPAFLRFGLAAVSGWLVYLSYEPIGRWWAAVLGIALLWLTLMPWPRRATAALGMAGEAQARPSARFGALIGFTHGLFCYLFLLPWVGEFVGVMPYIALAITMALYALATGAFGVLVARWRYGAFTFPLVYLAVEFVRSSWPFGGFAWVRLAWGQINGPLAALSAWGGPALVTVATVLVAVGCVSLLDAASRRAAVAAIILPLAAGLIANIGVGKDSSTVDQARVGAVQGNVPRLGLDFNEQRRAVLSNHVNETLRLADDAKDSGDKLDMVFWPENASDVNPFVDTQAEALVGAAVRGVDAPLLVGTLTRDDVGARNTMVVFDPETGPGERHDKRFLQPFGEYMPMRDFFRNFSDLVDLAGDFKPGDDNGVVHMGGIPVGVATCYEVAEDEAYRMAVRGGAQILSTPTNNATFGFTDMTYQQLAMSRMRAIETDRAVVVVATSGVSAIVHPDGRVSQQTEIFEPAHLIETLPLRTGTTPAVRFGQVLEWLMVATGVALMIAAAVSARQRGRGYAPTGEQQRKTEEN
- a CDS encoding FxsA family protein, whose translation is MPIPLLAYFVVEALAFFLVAKAIGVGWALLAIFVLMIAGGAAASMALRNSLLQAAHGRSSVGKLAGDSALLIGGWTLSVIPGFVTSLIGLPLVFGPTRALIRKTMTKRARAAVENLGVRVYDATPMGQFQTSYGSFKQQGDTQPQESVIDADELEQWYRMDSPERPQDPDGGGGSAGGAR
- a CDS encoding SDR family oxidoreductase — encoded protein: MPSAAGQGAVLLLGARSDIGGEIAARVCQGREVVLAARGSGGLADVEKRLFAAGATAVRTFDFDATDLDAHRRIVREAGDVTTAIVAFGILGDQELAERDEREAARIATVDYLAQVSMLTVLADEMARGEIFAFSSIAGWRARRANYVYGSTKAGLDAFCQGLMDRLHGTDLSLILARPGFVIGSMTEGMKPAVMSVTPDVVADAVVDAAARGKSATVWIPRRLAVLAAVMRVVPRPVWRHMPR
- a CDS encoding M24 family metallopeptidase, which encodes MAHMTAFDSDTYTARRQEAVELVKQRGLGGLVIGTGAEFAYLTGSWTSSHERLTALVIAPGGTTVVAPVTDIQSLGLEGATDVEVIGWRDGENPYKLVADTLEDGTVGLGSSLTADHVFALQALLPATELASDAVAELFMVKDDEEAVELAKAGAAIDRVHERAADLLQPGRTEREIADELHALILEEHESVSFVIVGSGPNGSDPHHDFSDRVLEEGDPVVVDLGGALPSGYQSDCTRTHVVGETAKAPKDFLEAYAVLERAFDAACAAAKPGITAGELDAAAREVIADAGYGEYFTHRLGHGIGLSGHEQPFIIAGSDVVLREGMAFSIEPGIYVPGKWGMRIEDIVRMTANGIETLNHTRRTLGVNDA
- a CDS encoding trypsin-like serine peptidase, which codes for MLPALNRSVARLSAPGGGYCSGALIAPDIVLTCAHFFRERLHTGARVRIDGSVFPVDSLNILAGTDVALVRLPDRVEATPFELGPSPRLFARTLTLGYGGQARSVQARPGVYLGTLPVSWSRKRVTRVRPAGVVYANPPAVKGDSGGPVLVGGKVVGVQSLILDPGGTNLRIATVSLWPRGLARSLRGL